In Desulfatirhabdium butyrativorans DSM 18734, a genomic segment contains:
- a CDS encoding zinc-ribbon domain-containing protein, which yields MEIICSQCQAHFRIAEEKLPESQAVVLTCPKCKNRIQIDRRQRPAAQPEPSRDMAAHEDEDSYDAADRPFDYIAPGARTAMICETDDDIRSSLSAELMALGYYPVMPVNCEEALKRMRFHVFNVVIVNDRFDCNQTAAHPVLETIRNLAMETRRAMFVVLLSDRFRTMDDMAAFHQSVNLIINDRNIAEFTKIFNRSLADHQLFYEVFLECQSKLGKS from the coding sequence GTGGAAATTATCTGCTCCCAATGTCAGGCGCACTTTCGCATTGCTGAAGAAAAGCTCCCCGAAAGCCAGGCTGTTGTATTGACTTGTCCCAAGTGCAAGAATCGTATTCAGATTGACCGGCGTCAACGTCCGGCGGCTCAACCGGAACCATCGAGAGACATGGCAGCACATGAGGATGAGGATTCCTATGATGCTGCAGACAGACCTTTCGATTATATTGCGCCAGGGGCGCGCACCGCAATGATCTGTGAAACTGATGACGACATCCGATCAAGCCTGAGTGCAGAGCTCATGGCACTGGGCTATTATCCGGTAATGCCTGTAAATTGTGAAGAGGCGTTGAAGCGCATGCGTTTTCATGTCTTCAATGTCGTGATCGTGAATGATCGTTTCGATTGCAATCAAACGGCAGCGCACCCTGTTTTGGAGACCATACGCAATTTGGCTATGGAGACACGCAGGGCAATGTTTGTGGTCCTTCTTTCGGATCGCTTTCGAACCATGGATGACATGGCTGCATTCCATCAAAGTGTCAATCTCATCATCAACGATCGTAACATTGCTGAATTTACCAAAATATTCAACCGTTCATTGGCGGATCACCAATTGTTCTATGAAGTATTTCTCGAATGCCAGTCAAAACTGGGAAAGAG
- a CDS encoding type IV pilus twitching motility protein PilT, with translation MRKAECDYILGRMLSSHPNVSDLNITAGKPFQVESSGQLTPVKLSPDFESLTPFQTEIFALNLINRDRRLTETLLREGSCDLSYELPGKARFRVNVFSQRRKYSIVLRKLETRIPTCAQLNLPDPFMKMAKEKNGIILVTGATGSGKSTSLAAVLNEINETQSVHIVTLEDPVEYQHPHKKATFNQREMGADFDTFASGIRAALRQAPKVILVGEMRDRETVEIGLGAAETGHLVLSTLHTVDAGQTINRILGMFSTEEENQIRIRLADTVRWIVCQRLLPKVGGGRVAAFEIMGTNLRVKDTILHGESEGKTFYEIIQAGKAFGWTTFDDYIVGLYEKGLITEETAMAYASRKGIVGRGMDMVKAGRGEATTDIDHLEVDMQYGKKLGR, from the coding sequence ATGCGCAAAGCGGAATGCGATTATATCCTGGGGCGAATGCTGAGCAGCCATCCCAATGTATCCGACCTGAACATCACAGCGGGAAAGCCTTTTCAGGTGGAAAGCTCCGGGCAATTGACACCTGTAAAACTCTCACCCGATTTCGAATCCCTGACACCTTTTCAGACAGAGATTTTCGCACTGAATCTCATCAATCGGGACCGCCGCCTGACGGAAACGCTGCTTCGGGAAGGGTCGTGCGATCTTTCCTATGAACTCCCCGGGAAAGCCCGCTTTCGTGTGAATGTGTTTTCGCAGAGACGAAAATACAGCATTGTACTGCGAAAGCTGGAAACCCGCATTCCGACCTGCGCCCAATTGAACCTTCCGGACCCCTTCATGAAAATGGCCAAGGAGAAGAACGGGATCATTCTGGTGACCGGCGCCACAGGCAGCGGCAAAAGCACATCACTTGCCGCTGTACTCAACGAAATCAACGAAACCCAGTCGGTACATATCGTGACGCTCGAAGATCCGGTCGAATATCAGCACCCCCACAAAAAAGCGACATTCAACCAGCGGGAAATGGGTGCGGATTTCGATACGTTCGCAAGCGGCATCCGGGCCGCACTCCGTCAGGCGCCCAAAGTCATTCTGGTAGGGGAAATGAGGGACAGGGAAACGGTCGAAATCGGTCTGGGTGCGGCAGAAACCGGGCATCTCGTCTTGAGTACGCTGCATACCGTGGATGCCGGCCAAACGATCAACCGCATCCTGGGCATGTTTTCAACGGAAGAAGAGAACCAGATCCGCATTCGCCTGGCCGACACTGTTCGCTGGATTGTCTGCCAGAGGCTTTTGCCGAAAGTCGGCGGGGGACGAGTGGCTGCTTTTGAAATTATGGGAACGAATCTTCGGGTAAAGGATACGATCCTGCATGGCGAATCGGAGGGGAAAACGTTCTATGAAATCATCCAGGCCGGAAAGGCTTTTGGCTGGACAACGTTCGACGATTATATTGTCGGGCTCTATGAAAAAGGGTTGATCACAGAGGAAACGGCGATGGCTTATGCGTCCAGAAAAGGAATTGTCGGCCGGGGAATGGATATGGTCAAGGCAGGTCGAGGAGAAGCCACGACCGATATCGATCATTTGGAAGTAGACATGCAATATGGGAAAAAGCTCGGACGGTGA
- a CDS encoding type IV pilus twitching motility protein PilT, which translates to MAKIDAFFKLLHDQGGSDLHMVSGQPPAIRIRGEMERIKYKVLDNDSLKAMLYEIAPEDKVKVFEETGDVDFAYEIPGLARYRANFFLQKYGIAAVFREIPSNILTAEQLGLPAVIPKLALLPRGLVLVTGPTGSGKSTTLAAIIDYANKNRKDHIITVEDPIEFVHQSQGCIVNHREIGLHTKSFSAALRGALREDPDIILVGEMRDLETISLAIEAASTGHLVFGTLHTSSAAKTVDRVIEVFPANQQEQVRSTLADGLRAVIAQVLFKRIDKKGRCAALEIMIATPAIRNLIREAKTFQIPSSIQVGKRYGMQLLDDAIMDLLNKGMISPEEAYAKANDKNKFKPLLKTPPTDFTEA; encoded by the coding sequence ATGGCCAAAATCGACGCGTTTTTCAAACTGCTTCACGATCAGGGAGGCTCGGACCTGCACATGGTATCCGGCCAGCCGCCAGCCATCCGGATTCGTGGCGAGATGGAAAGAATCAAGTACAAGGTCCTGGATAACGACAGCCTCAAGGCCATGCTCTATGAAATCGCACCGGAGGACAAGGTCAAGGTTTTCGAGGAAACCGGGGATGTGGATTTCGCTTATGAAATACCGGGCCTCGCCAGATACAGGGCCAACTTTTTCCTGCAGAAATACGGAATTGCCGCCGTTTTCCGGGAAATCCCCAGCAATATTCTGACAGCGGAACAATTGGGTCTGCCTGCCGTCATTCCCAAGCTCGCGCTTTTGCCCAGAGGACTCGTTCTCGTCACCGGACCTACCGGAAGCGGTAAATCCACAACGCTTGCCGCCATCATCGATTATGCAAACAAGAACCGCAAGGATCATATCATCACCGTCGAAGACCCCATCGAATTCGTTCACCAAAGCCAAGGCTGCATCGTCAACCACCGGGAGATCGGTCTGCATACCAAATCGTTCAGCGCAGCACTTCGAGGCGCCCTGCGCGAAGACCCGGATATCATTCTGGTTGGCGAAATGCGCGATCTGGAAACCATTTCTCTGGCCATTGAAGCGGCATCTACAGGCCATCTCGTATTTGGGACGCTGCATACTTCCAGCGCGGCCAAAACGGTGGACCGGGTCATCGAGGTATTCCCGGCCAACCAGCAGGAACAGGTCCGATCCACTCTGGCCGATGGGCTTCGCGCCGTCATCGCCCAGGTGCTCTTCAAACGGATTGACAAGAAGGGCAGATGCGCAGCGCTTGAAATCATGATTGCAACGCCTGCAATCCGCAACCTCATCCGGGAAGCCAAGACATTCCAGATTCCATCATCGATCCAAGTCGGGAAACGTTACGGCATGCAGCTTCTGGATGACGCCATCATGGATTTGCTGAACAAGGGCATGATTTCTCCGGAAGAAGCCTACGCAAAAGCGAACGACAAGAACAAATTCAAACCGTTGCTCAAGACACCACCAACGGATTTCACCGAAGCCTGA
- a CDS encoding DivIVA domain-containing protein has translation MRDYLNITPLDIQQHQFSVRFRGFDIREVDTFLDRIAQTLDVLYKDIEKLREENRELKSQNETLTEQSSAYRGKYETAKVELDQLNANAKRVAESILSEAEQKAEAIVTRAYNRMAQVHEDIIRLKTQRMQIEAQIRAIIESHLKLLDMEAMQNKRVETEYEKLRRIAIYEGETFPGKAAESSADLGIQPDESSDTTGA, from the coding sequence GTGCGAGACTACCTGAACATCACACCGCTCGATATTCAACAACACCAGTTCAGTGTGCGCTTTCGTGGTTTCGATATCCGGGAGGTCGATACATTTCTCGACCGGATCGCCCAGACCCTCGATGTGCTCTACAAGGACATCGAAAAGCTCCGGGAGGAGAACCGGGAACTGAAAAGCCAAAACGAAACCCTGACCGAACAGTCGTCGGCTTATCGTGGCAAGTATGAAACGGCGAAGGTTGAACTCGATCAATTGAACGCCAACGCAAAGCGGGTTGCCGAATCCATTCTTTCAGAAGCCGAACAAAAGGCGGAGGCCATCGTAACCCGAGCATACAACCGGATGGCCCAGGTACATGAAGATATCATCCGCTTGAAAACCCAGCGGATGCAGATTGAAGCCCAGATTCGGGCAATCATCGAATCGCATTTGAAGCTTCTCGACATGGAAGCCATGCAGAACAAGCGGGTGGAAACCGAATACGAAAAACTGAGACGTATCGCCATCTATGAAGGGGAGACTTTCCCCGGAAAGGCTGCCGAAAGTTCAGCAGATTTGGGTATTCAGCCAGACGAATCATCCGACACAACGGGAGCATGA
- a CDS encoding YggT family protein gives MFTIGYLLEACAKVLDVVLNIYLWIVVARAILSWVNPDPFNPIVRFIHSVTEPVLGRIRSMLPIHFGGIDFSPIVVFLAIIFLQNFVVNTLHRLAFTFLR, from the coding sequence ATGTTTACCATTGGATATTTGTTGGAAGCATGCGCCAAGGTGCTCGATGTGGTCTTGAACATCTATCTGTGGATCGTCGTTGCCAGGGCAATCCTCTCCTGGGTCAATCCAGACCCATTCAACCCGATCGTCCGTTTCATCCATTCCGTCACCGAGCCGGTTTTGGGACGTATCCGCTCCATGCTGCCCATTCATTTCGGCGGAATCGATTTTTCGCCGATCGTCGTATTTTTGGCCATCATTTTTCTTCAGAATTTCGTGGTCAATACCCTGCACCGGCTGGCCTTCACTTTTCTGAGATAG
- a CDS encoding tetratricopeptide repeat protein, giving the protein MKQATSSKNIVAGKPLVKQSTLVWVGILMFVAGFFSGVLLAVYKTSSGTSMPVASKMPIPQQSNENIAALEAEAAKNPGNAEGWIQLGNASFDADMPEKAIMAYEKGLAIAPDNANVWTDLGVMYRRIGQFDKAIAAFDKASGIDPKHEPSLFNKGIVLMHDKNDVAGAIQVWEKLLAINPLATAPGGKSIDELVKLLKKSKG; this is encoded by the coding sequence ATGAAACAGGCAACTTCCTCAAAGAACATCGTTGCGGGCAAGCCTCTGGTGAAGCAGAGCACGCTCGTCTGGGTGGGTATCCTCATGTTTGTCGCCGGATTTTTTTCGGGTGTTTTGCTGGCCGTTTACAAAACTTCCTCGGGCACCAGCATGCCTGTTGCCTCCAAAATGCCCATTCCGCAGCAGTCCAATGAAAACATTGCCGCTCTTGAAGCGGAAGCGGCGAAGAATCCCGGCAATGCAGAAGGCTGGATCCAGTTGGGCAATGCCAGCTTCGATGCGGATATGCCCGAAAAAGCCATCATGGCCTATGAAAAGGGGCTGGCGATTGCGCCGGATAATGCCAATGTCTGGACCGATCTCGGAGTGATGTATCGCCGGATTGGTCAGTTCGACAAAGCCATTGCGGCCTTCGACAAAGCATCCGGTATCGATCCGAAACATGAGCCTTCGCTGTTCAACAAGGGTATTGTGCTCATGCACGACAAAAACGATGTGGCAGGCGCCATTCAGGTATGGGAAAAACTTCTGGCCATCAACCCACTGGCCACGGCCCCCGGCGGAAAATCGATCGATGAGCTCGTCAAGTTGCTCAAGAAAAGCAAAGGATGA
- the rsmA gene encoding 16S rRNA (adenine(1518)-N(6)/adenine(1519)-N(6))-dimethyltransferase RsmA, producing the protein MMAPNACMVSPQAWFRSKGLHARKSLGQNFLQDAAVAQAIVDRSGVGAEDIVLEIGPGLGALSFPIARRVKRLVVVEKDPELAAWLTTEIAEKNFQNITLHAADILQLDWMAIFDEMLRDAEGYRLVIFGNLPYNISSQIVVRLVEHRHRIERAVLMFQKELAERLRAEPGGRDYGRLTVLLRFCAHITTLVNVGARSFYPKPKVDSEVIEIRFPKPEPFPVPDEAALIRVVRAAFGNRRKTLKNSLMAGLPGVRTEDIAHILRTIGIDPVRRAETLDIEDFIRLSLAISAREIMTTER; encoded by the coding sequence ATGATGGCACCCAACGCCTGCATGGTATCTCCGCAAGCCTGGTTCCGATCCAAAGGGTTGCACGCCAGAAAATCGCTCGGCCAGAACTTTTTGCAGGATGCTGCCGTTGCTCAAGCCATTGTCGATCGCAGTGGTGTCGGCGCTGAAGATATCGTTTTGGAGATTGGTCCCGGGCTGGGTGCTTTGAGCTTTCCCATTGCCCGGAGGGTCAAACGATTGGTCGTTGTCGAAAAGGACCCCGAGCTTGCGGCATGGCTGACGACCGAAATCGCGGAAAAGAATTTTCAGAACATTACTCTTCATGCGGCCGATATTCTACAACTTGATTGGATGGCGATTTTCGATGAGATGCTTCGGGATGCAGAAGGGTATCGGCTTGTGATCTTCGGGAATTTACCCTACAATATCTCCTCTCAAATCGTTGTGCGGCTTGTCGAGCATCGGCATCGTATCGAACGGGCCGTCCTCATGTTTCAAAAAGAGCTTGCCGAAAGGCTTCGGGCAGAGCCGGGCGGTCGGGATTACGGAAGGCTGACGGTGTTGCTGCGCTTTTGCGCGCACATTACCACCCTTGTCAATGTCGGCGCCCGAAGTTTTTATCCCAAACCCAAGGTCGATTCGGAAGTCATCGAAATCCGTTTTCCAAAACCCGAGCCTTTTCCGGTGCCCGATGAGGCGGCCCTGATCCGGGTCGTTCGCGCGGCATTCGGAAACCGGCGGAAAACCCTGAAAAACAGCCTGATGGCAGGTCTTCCCGGAGTACGGACGGAAGACATTGCCCATATCCTGCGGACGATCGGGATCGATCCGGTACGGCGAGCAGAAACACTTGATATTGAAGATTTTATCCGATTGAGTTTGGCCATTTCCGCAAGAGAGATCATGACCACGGAGCGATAA
- the tmk gene encoding dTMP kinase: MFITFEGIEGSGKSTQAKRLAGYFQQRGFGCVLTREPGATPIGAKIRSVLLDPDSRGLVPDAELLLYLADRVQHQQTLILPALARGEHVISDRYADATLVYQGYARGIDPSRILELHRSFCQGLDPNLTFLLDLPVEAGLERAIGALQQGDREQRESRFELEHLDFHRRVRSGYLMLAKTHPERFRIIDARPSPEDIHRIILSHIAL, translated from the coding sequence ATGTTCATTACGTTTGAAGGCATCGAAGGGTCGGGAAAATCCACCCAGGCCAAGCGCCTTGCCGGTTACTTCCAACAGCGCGGCTTTGGCTGTGTGTTGACACGGGAGCCCGGCGCAACGCCGATCGGCGCAAAAATCCGATCCGTTCTCCTCGACCCCGATTCCCGGGGTCTTGTCCCGGATGCGGAGCTTCTGCTCTACCTGGCCGATCGGGTGCAGCATCAGCAAACACTCATTCTGCCGGCACTCGCGCGCGGGGAACATGTGATTTCGGATCGCTATGCGGATGCCACGCTGGTTTATCAGGGATATGCCAGAGGCATCGATCCTTCCAGAATTCTGGAACTGCATCGATCCTTTTGCCAAGGACTCGATCCGAATCTGACATTTCTGCTCGATCTGCCGGTGGAAGCCGGTCTTGAACGAGCTATCGGCGCCCTGCAACAGGGAGATCGGGAGCAGAGAGAAAGCCGATTCGAGCTGGAGCATCTGGATTTTCACCGCAGGGTCCGAAGCGGATATCTGATGCTGGCCAAAACCCATCCGGAACGATTCCGCATCATCGATGCAAGGCCCTCACCCGAGGACATCCATCGGATCATCCTTTCCCACATTGCCTTGTGA
- a CDS encoding cysteine synthase, which produces MTQTILDTIGNTPLIEIRKLNPNPKVRIVAKLEYFNPGGSIKDRPALRMIEEGERSGALHPGKTVIEATSGNTGIGLALVCSVKGYKLLLTMSEAVSIERQKILKARGAEILLTPGHLGTDGAIEEVYRLARENPDTYFMADQYNNPANWMAHYDGTAAEVWKQTEGRMTMLVATMGTSGTLMGMSRRLKEFNPDIRIIGVEPYLGHKIQGLKNMKEAYQPGIFDKRLLDVKINIDDEEAFEMTRRLAREEGMFVGMSSGAAMAIACRQAMEMDSGMIVVIFPDSGERYLSTSLFSIREKIDMTLCNAATRRKEGFLPAAPNKVGIFTSGPTVYRSIDISECRRFVVSDLLRRYLEARGYAVTHVVNVTDLDDKTIDGSLATGEPLDRFTARYEEVFLKDLSFLGIKPAEVYARASEHIEEMIQAAEKLAQKGYAYEKLHSLYFDISRYADYGRFSGVDLDKIRPGATVDLEEYEKDNPRDFTLFKRARLSDLKRGIYIKTPWGNVRPSWHLQGVTMALKYLGPGFDIYVGARELAFPHHENEMAIAVALSGKPLTRYWLHCDGVRPSQAEADHPANADPLFLGHLTEMGFQAREIRFWLLSTHYRKPLVFSPDRLEYARTALKRIQACIHALQTVSADGRCHGDCDQLVYDLKNDFYRALDDDLNIAEALASLFRHVKSINRLVLQHGIDRDAAERLLQVLKHIDGILGVLHFDDAALDPEIAALIERRRRARDQKDWETADRIRNELAGRGVIVRDEKCNA; this is translated from the coding sequence ATGACCCAAACCATTCTCGATACCATCGGCAACACGCCGTTGATTGAAATCCGGAAGCTGAACCCCAACCCGAAGGTCCGTATCGTGGCAAAGCTCGAGTATTTCAATCCGGGCGGATCGATCAAGGACCGACCGGCGCTTCGGATGATCGAAGAGGGCGAAAGAAGCGGAGCGCTGCATCCGGGAAAGACCGTCATCGAAGCGACCAGCGGCAATACGGGCATCGGCCTTGCCCTGGTATGCTCCGTCAAGGGATACAAATTGCTGCTGACCATGTCCGAGGCCGTCAGTATTGAGCGCCAGAAGATTCTCAAGGCAAGGGGGGCTGAAATCCTGTTGACGCCGGGACATCTGGGAACAGACGGCGCCATCGAAGAAGTGTACCGGCTGGCGCGGGAAAACCCCGATACCTATTTCATGGCCGATCAATACAACAATCCGGCCAACTGGATGGCCCATTACGACGGTACCGCTGCCGAGGTCTGGAAGCAGACGGAAGGCCGCATGACGATGCTGGTTGCCACCATGGGCACATCGGGCACGCTCATGGGCATGTCGAGACGGCTGAAAGAATTCAATCCGGATATCCGGATTATAGGAGTCGAGCCTTATCTCGGGCACAAGATTCAAGGCCTCAAGAACATGAAGGAAGCCTATCAGCCCGGTATTTTCGACAAACGGCTTCTCGATGTGAAAATCAATATTGATGACGAGGAAGCCTTCGAAATGACCCGGAGACTTGCCCGGGAAGAGGGCATGTTCGTCGGGATGAGCAGCGGGGCGGCCATGGCCATTGCCTGCAGGCAGGCGATGGAGATGGATTCGGGGATGATCGTCGTCATTTTCCCGGACAGTGGTGAACGGTACCTGAGCACATCCCTGTTTTCCATCCGGGAAAAAATCGACATGACCCTCTGCAATGCCGCTACCAGGCGCAAGGAGGGATTCCTGCCGGCAGCGCCGAACAAGGTCGGGATATTTACCAGCGGGCCGACCGTGTATCGGTCCATCGACATCTCCGAGTGCAGGCGCTTTGTCGTTTCGGATTTGCTGCGCCGCTATCTCGAAGCCAGGGGGTATGCCGTCACACATGTGGTCAATGTCACCGATCTCGACGACAAGACCATCGACGGATCTTTGGCTACGGGAGAGCCGCTCGATCGATTTACGGCTCGATACGAGGAAGTTTTTCTGAAGGACCTTTCCTTTCTGGGGATAAAACCTGCCGAGGTCTACGCAAGGGCTAGCGAACACATCGAGGAGATGATCCAGGCCGCAGAAAAACTGGCGCAGAAGGGTTATGCGTATGAAAAGCTGCACTCCCTGTATTTCGACATATCCCGGTATGCCGATTACGGCAGGTTTTCCGGTGTCGATCTGGATAAAATCAGACCTGGCGCCACCGTCGATCTGGAGGAATACGAAAAGGACAATCCCCGGGATTTCACTTTGTTCAAGCGGGCACGACTGAGCGATTTGAAACGGGGAATCTACATCAAAACCCCATGGGGAAACGTCCGGCCTTCATGGCATCTGCAGGGGGTCACCATGGCTCTGAAATATCTCGGGCCGGGCTTCGATATTTATGTCGGTGCCAGGGAACTGGCTTTCCCCCATCATGAGAATGAAATGGCCATTGCCGTCGCTCTGAGCGGAAAGCCTCTGACCCGCTACTGGTTGCACTGCGACGGGGTCAGGCCATCTCAAGCGGAGGCGGATCATCCAGCGAATGCCGATCCGTTATTTCTCGGGCACTTGACTGAAATGGGATTTCAGGCCAGGGAAATCCGCTTCTGGCTCCTTTCCACCCACTATCGGAAACCGCTGGTCTTCTCACCCGATCGGCTCGAATACGCCCGAACCGCACTCAAGCGCATCCAGGCCTGCATCCATGCCCTGCAGACCGTTTCCGCCGACGGTCGGTGCCACGGCGACTGTGATCAGCTCGTCTACGATCTCAAGAACGATTTTTACCGAGCCCTGGATGACGATCTGAATATCGCGGAAGCGCTTGCGAGTCTTTTCCGGCATGTCAAATCCATCAACCGGCTGGTCCTTCAGCATGGCATCGA